ATGGGCTGGACGCTGGCCAACGACGAGAACGTCAAAATGATGGAAACCCACGACACGAACGAAACGGAATTCATCAAAGCAAACGACGCGTTGTACAGGCGGTTCGTCGAGCTTCAGACCAGCTATGACAAGAGCTATAACTTCTTTATCTTCTTCAAGAAGAAGAACGTGATGCTCAACATTGCGCCTATGAAGGCGACCTACAAGGAATACCAGCAATTGCAGCATCAGATTAATGTCTTCATCAAAGATAAGGTCATCTATGAGAAGTTCTATTCCCGTTGGTCGACCATTCAGCTGGCCGGAAAATTTTATATCGTTAATATCGTGCCTTACCACGACAGCTATATGATCTGCCTGATCGCGGCGGACGATCTGATCCGCCCGCTCCGCCAGATTAATCTGGGCGAGAATGGATACGCCTCCCTGCGTGCCGAAGACGGCAGTCTAGTAACCAGCCCCATCTCGAATAAAGGCAAGCTGCTGAACATCGCGCGGGAGCAGGACCGTTCCTCCGTCATGAACACTCTCCAGACCCGAACGACGGTTAACGGCGAGTTCGATAACGCCTCTTTCTTCGTGAAGCTTGTGATCCAATTCGGCGCGTTTGAGAAAATCATGATCGTTCAGCTGCTTATTATGCTGCTGGCCGTTATAGTCGCCTGCAGCCTGAGCTTCATCATGCTGTACTTCAAGAACAAGGTGCTGCAGCCGATCAAGAGCTTCTCCTACAATCTTGCCTTCTGGGCGGAGGATGGGGAGCCGCTCGACAGTACGGGCAGCAAGATTGTGGAACTGGAGAAAGCCAATAAACAATTTGCTCAGCTCGTTAACCAGATTAAAACCTACAAGATCGATATTTACGAACGCGAGCTGGAGAAGCAGCGTATTCAGCTGGATTATATGAAGCTGCAGATCAAGCCGCATTTTTTCCTGAACTGCCTGACGACGATTCACAGCATGGCGCAGATGGATATGACCGAGGAAATCCAGCAGATGGCTTTGTCCACCTCGGTGTACTTCCGCTATATTTTCCAGAACGGTCAGGATTTTGTCCGCCTGGAGGACGAAATCGAGCATGTCCGGGTTTATCTCGAAATCCAGAGGAACCGCTACCGAAGCTCGTTCCTGTACCGGATTGAACAAGAGGAGTCGACGCGGGATGTCCCGATCCCTCCTCTCGTGCTGCAGACCTTTATCGAGAATGCGATCAAATACGCGGTGTCGCGGGAACACGAGGTGCTTATTACGCTGACCGTTGAGAGGCGGATGACGGAGGAGCAAAGGATGACCGTCATCCAAATTACGGATACGGGGCCTGGTTTTCCGCCGGAGATCTTGGAGAAGCTGCAGCTGGGAGAGCCGCTTGATCAGACGCTTGGCACGCAAATCGGTATTATGAATACCGTTCAGAGGTTGAAATACCTGTATGGAGAGCTTGCGCAGATCGACTTCGATAATCAGCTTAACGGCGGAGCCTCCGTTACCCTCTATCTTCCGGAGCTTCCGGCCAATTCGAATGAAACGGGAGTGTAGCTCATGAATGTATTGCTTGTTGATGACGATTACTTTGTCGTAACCGCGCTGGAGAAGAAGATTGACTGGGCTTCGCTTGGCATCGAGGGTGTCTATACGGCTCATAACGTCGCTCAGGCTCGGGAGATTCTGATGAAGCATAAGGTTCAAATTCTTGTATCCGATATCGAAATGCCGCAGGGAAGCGGTCTGGAGCTCTTGGCGTGGATTCGCGAGGAGAACTACAATGTGCAGGCGATCTTCTTAACCAACTACGCCGACTTCAATTACGCGCAAAAAGCGATCGAGCTGCGCAGCTTCGAATATTTCCTGAAGCCGATCCAATTCGATAAGCTGATGCTTATTATCCGAAAAGCCGTTGAACGGGCGCAAGAACAGCAGCAGCAGGAAAAAGCCATTCAAGAGGGTTATTACTGGCAGCGCAATCAAGCGAAGATGCTTGAGCACTTCTGGCGCAAGCTGATCAGCGGCAGCGTCTCCTTCCCTCTTAAGGCATCGGATATTCTGCTTGCCGTTGAGGAGCAGCATCTTTCGTATGACCGTAATGATCTCATTCAGCCCGTCCTGCTTAATCTGTTTCCTTATGACGGCAGTATGGGCGTTGAGGAGAAAAATCTTTTCGACTTCGCGCTGCTTAATGTCCTATACGAGCTGTTTCAGCATCCTCAATTTTCAGTGGAAACGGTACTGGAATACAGCGCTTATAACTGGATCGCCGTGCTCAAATGGAAGGAAGCCTCCGACTTGCAGACGCTTGACGGGCTTTGCGCCGCCTTTATCCAGCAGGCGAATCGCTCGCTGAAATGCGATGCCTGCTGCATCGTCGCCATGTCCGGCAGACTTGAGGGCATTAGCCCGGTCATACGCCAGCTGCTGGAGCGCAATCAGGATATCGCCAAGCGGCGCAATCATATTTTTTTCGTGGAGCATGGTCTTCGGCAAGCCGATGAATCGTATCAACCGCCGGAGCTGACCAAGCTGGAGGAGCTGCTGGAGCGGAACCTGCCGGATGAATTCCTGCAAGAGACAACCCGGTATTTAAACGAGTCGGTGCATCAGAATCTTTTCTCCACCTCAATTCTTAGCTTGTTCCGGCTTGATATGATGCAGCTTGTATATGCCTTCCTAAAGTCAAAGGGCATTCAGGCGCATCAGTTGTATACGGGTAAAACCAATGAACGGCTGCTCGCCCATTCCCTCCATTCCATTGAGGATTTGGAGGCTTACTTGAAGTATCTGGTCCACACGGCCATGGAATACCGCGATTTCGCCGAGCAGCCTAAATCCGTTGCCGATGACATCAAACAATATATCCATGCTCATTACGGGGAGGATTTGACCCGCATCAGCCTGGCCGAAATCGTCTACCTTCATCCCGATTATCTGGCCAGACTGTTCAAGAAAGAGACCGGCGTTTCCCTGGGTACGTATGTCATTAGTGCCCGAATGGAGGCAGCTAAACAGCTGCTCCGCACGACCAATCTGTCGGTATTCGCCGTGGCGAAGAAGGTTGGCTATGCCAACTATTCGTACTTCGCAAAGGTCTTTAAGCAAGAGGCTGGCGTTACGCCTAACGAATATAAGCAGGACGGTTAAGGAATCGCGTGAACGACTTACCCTTGAAATTGAAACAGCGACTGCCATGGACGAGAAAATAAAGTCCTAGACTGTCGCTGTTTTTATTGAACTATCGTTCTCCGTTTTGGCTTAAAAATTTCATTAAATCATTACTCAGCTGCACAATCTCATTGTTAGCGTTATTCGCGTAATCCGGCAACATCATATCCCTCACCATTTTAGTTCGTAGCCATGCCATAAAGAAAAGATCCAGCAATAAGTTTGGAAATTTAAGAACCATTTTAAGCATTGGCGGGTCAATTGAAACGCCAGCTTTTTGTATGGCCCTTAGATACGCTTTTAAAGTGACTGTTATTTTGCGTGCCGTCTTTCTGGTTCCGGCTGTTTTTTTGTCAATAATCTTATTCTCAGCATGCAAAAAGCTCAGCATGGCAATGTCTGATACGGAATGCGTGATTAGATACGCTTGCATATCCTTTTTAATAACGTAGGGAAGCTTTGCTGTTTTAAATATTTTTGCTAGGTTTTCTATGCGTTCTGTCACTACGCCATTCATTTCTCCGAATGCAGTTGCCGCTATAATCTTGGGTAGGAATCGGGGATGCAATACTCCGTCTTTAATCTGTCCGCCGAATCCCGGAAAGGCTGGCAATAGTCTATCCCCTACGATATCCAGCCACGAAGAAAATCCAATTGAATTACTAGTCATCGTAACTATATTTTTGCTTTGATTATCTTTTAGCGCTAACAATGCTGATTCGGACCGATCATAACGAACGGTAACGAAAATAAAATCGTATACATCGTTATTTTCGAGCTTATCAATAACATTCACTTTTATCGATCTAACTGTACCTTTTTCTTTATATTGCAGACCATTTTCTCTTAATGATTGAAATCTATTGGAATGTGCAAACAGGCTAACGTCAAACCCTGCTTCAATAAGCTTAATTGCGTACATGCTCCCGATGACGCCTGCACCAAAAATTAAAATTCTACCTTGTTTTGCTGACATTAAAACCACCCCTACTTATTAACATTCCTTTTTGATTATCAGACAACGTGTTGTATGATGTGATCATAAATCTTTATTATTCCTTGATCAACCATCAGTTTTTTATGATTTGTCGGATGATATTCTTATTCGCTAGCAGGAGGGAACCATGAAAAAGCAACCCCTAATAACGGAGAAAACAAGACAAAAGTTTGTAGAGGTTTTTTGCGAGTTGTATAGCCAAAAGCCGATTGAGAAAATTTCGGTTCAGGAAATTACGAAGAAGTCAGGATATAACCGCAGCACTTTTTATCAATACTTTACCGACATTTACGAATTGTTGGACTCTGTTGAAAATGATTTATTGAATGACTTAAAAAAAGAACTGGCGAATAAAGAGCTATCGATGCATACGGTTCAAGAAACGCTCTATTGTCTGGACAAAAGAGAACATCTCCTGGTTCTTAACGCCCTTTTGGGCGATTACGGAAGTGCCCGTTTCTTAAAACGCTTAAAAAAAGAAATCTCTTTGGATCAATTGGAATTAAACGTTCCGCCAAACGATTCCTTAACGCCATACTTCATTGAGTTTTACCTGACAACTTCCCTTTCCTTATTTCGTCTTTGGCTCCAGCGTCAAAAGGATTTATCGTCAGAAGATTTTCTCAAGTTAGTGGAGAACCTGTATTCAAGCGGGATTAACCCCTATTTAAAAAAATGAGTCTGTCATTCAAAACTAGCGTGCGGCGCATCGTTAAGACAACAAAGAGGCTGCCAAATGAGGCAGCCTCTTTCCGTTTTTATAATCAAATTACTCCTTAACCCCGCCAAGCGCTACGCCCGCGATAATATACCGGGATAGCAGGAAGTAAATGACGAATAGCGGCAAAGCCGTTAACGCCAGACCCATATAGATCGAGCCAAACTCCGTCTTGTAGATATCGCCCCGGAGCAAGCTGACCATGACTGGCAGCGTATACTTTGATTTATCCGTGAGCAGGATGAGCGGCATAAACAGGTTGTTCCAGCTTGCCACAAAAGCGAAGATCGCTTGCGTCGCAACCGCCGGCATCATAATCGGAATGATGATTTTATTGAAGGTTGCGAACTCGCCGGAGCCGTCAATACGCGATGCTTCAACAATCTCCAGCGAGAGGGTTGCGAGCAAGTATTGGCGCATGAAGAACACAATGGCCGGCGCTGCTATCGCAGGCAGAATCAGCGGCAGGAAGCTGTTCGTCCAGTGCAGCTGGTACATGAATTGATAGAAGCCAATCGCGCTTGCCTGCGCCGGAATCATCATCACGCATAGGATAAACGTGAAGAACGTTTGACGCCATTTCCAGTTGTACACAACAAGCCCGTAGGCTGTCAAAGAAGAGAAATATACGGCGCAGACGGTTGATGTAGCCGAAATAATGAACGAGTTCAGGAACCCTTTTAACGGATCGAAGCTTTTGCTGGTCAACACGTCCCAGTTGGTCTTGAGATGCGTGGATGGAATCAGTGACAGGCCGCTTTGAATCTCCGCCGTAGAACGCGTTGCATTCACGAACATCACCCAGAATGGAAGGATGCTAAGCAGCGCAAGGCCAATGCAGACAATATAGATAATCGTCTTGTTAATGCCCCGGGAGACCGTTGCTGTTCTCTCTATTTTCGCCATCCCTCACACCCCCTTTGCCGCTGCTTTTGCAGCTTTCTCTTGCAGCTTTAGCTGCTTTCTAAGCTTCGCTTCGCCGCGGTCGCGCATCAGATAGAACAGGAGCGCGGACAATACGGCCGCTATGAGGAACATAATCATGCTTGCCGCTGCGGCTTTGTTGTACATATAGGCTCCTTTGAACGCCTGCCCATAGATGAACACCGATGTCGTCAGCGTGGCATTGTCCGGACCGCCCGCGGGAGTGATGAACAGCTGTGGAATATCGAACATTTGCAGTCCGCCGATCATGGAAGTAACAAGCGAATACAGCAGGATTGTCCGGAGACTTGGCAGAGTCACGCGGAAAAAGGTTTGCGTACCCGTTGCTCCGTCAATGGCCGCCGCCTCAAAGAGTGCCGGGTTAATCCCCATTACGCCTGCGATCAGAATAATCATCGTATTGCCGTACCACATCCAGAACTGGATGAAAGAAACAATGCCCCTTGCCGTGTTCTTATCCTGCAGGAATTGAATCGGTGCGTCGCTCCACCCCAGTGCATGGAACAAGCTGTTGACAGGGCCCATCGGATAAGCGAACAAGGTGCTGAAAAGCACGGCGATTGTACTCGCCGTGATAATATTCGGCATGTAGAGCAGAACCTTAAAGACGCCTTGCCCTTTAACATTGAGGCGTCTATTGGTGAACCAGGCCGTAAGCAAGAGCGCAAGGCCGATCTGCGGAATGAAGTTTGCAATCCAGAGGACAAAGGTGTTCACAAGAGACTGTTTGAACGAAACGTTGTTGAGAATCAGGTCTTTAAAATTCCCAAACGGATTATCCAGAATATGAACCGGCTTTGGGATAACCCCTTTCATATCCGTGAAACCGATAAAGGCCGTGTACAGCGTAGGATACAAAGAGAAAATAAGGAACGCTAGTATAAAAGGAATACTGAAAATATAGCCGTATTTCGAGTAATTGACTCCCTTGCGGCGCATGCTCTCACCCCATCAATTGATATAAAGGGGCGGGATCATGCTCCCGCCCCTTGGCGCCTATTATTCGCTTTCGATACCGAGCTGGTCTTTAACCGTTTGCTTGAAGTCTTTCAGCGCGGCTTCGCGGCTCTTGCTGCCGGAAGCGTACGCACGGACTTGGTCGCGCCAGATCAGGTTGATCGATTCGTCGTATTGAGTCAGGTTTTTGCCCGTTGCGTTTGCGTTAGCCGGAACAAAGGCGTCAAACATGTTTTGTCCGCCGAGCAACGCCACTTCGCCGTTCGACTTCGACATAACGACGGAGGAAGCTACGCTATCCTTCGTGCCTTGCTCGCCTTCCTTCATCGTGCCGTTCGCCCAGTAGTATTGGAGACCTGTCTCGGAAGTATCAAGAGTAACCCAATTGATGAAGTCCGCTACCGCTTTCTTCTTCGCGTCGTCCTTCGTTACGTCTTTGTTGGCGAGCAGCCATGTGCCACCCCAGAAGAAGCCTGTTGGCGGTTCGGTAACTGCCCAGTCGCCATTCGTATCCTTGACTTGATCCTTCATAACGTAGTTAATAAGCCATGCCGGACCAAAGAAACCAAATACCGGTTTTGCGCCCGCGCCGGACATATCCGCGTACCAAGCTTCCTGCCAGTCCTGCGTTCCGTTGCTGTAGCCGTTGTCTGTCAGCTTTTTGGAGAAATCAAGGAATTGCTCGCGTTTAGGATCGATGTGCAGCTTGCCGTCCACAACCCAGCCTTTGTCGGAGCTGTTCTCGATTGGATGCCAGATGTCGCCGTCGCCGGATACAATCGCGTAGCCTTTAGCTTTCAGCTTATCAGCTGCCGCGAAGTATTTATCCCAGCCCGGGCCAACTTCGTTCTTGATTGCTGCCGGGTCATCCGTTCCGAATACGTCCTTGGCAATCGAACGGCGATAAATAAAGCCGCCGCCGGTTGCTTGGTAAGCAAGACCTTTCAGCTGGCCGTCCTTCGAGCCGATATCAACGGAGTATTGGGCAATACCCCCGTCTTTCACCATTTGATCAGTCAACCCCAGGTCCGCATAGTTAGCGGCATAAGTGGAGGCGTCGCCTTGCGTGTATTTCAGTACAAACGCCGCTTCAGCAGCGTAAATGTCCGGAGCGTCTTTGCCGCCGCCGGCCAGAGCCTGGTCAAGCGCAGGCTGATAAGCACCGTCGGTTGTTGCGATTACGGTTGTTTTGAACTCTACGTTTGCGTCTGGGTGAGTTTCGAGATACTTTTTGGTCATGTTCGGAATCTCATCCGTGAAGCTCCAGAGATTGATCGTGACTTTCTTGCCGTCGCTTTTCGCCGGTTCCGTTGATGCTGTCTCAGATGCTGTCGGGCTTGGGCTAGATGAGTTTGCGTTCGAATTCGAGTTTGAATTTGAGTTTCCGCCGCATGCCGCGAGAGCCGTTGTCATCACAAGCAGTGTGGAGATCCCCATTAAAGCACGTTTCATTCGTTTCATACTTTGCCTCCCTTTTAATGATCCTTGTTTTTTTGTGCGTTATTTTGTAACCGCATTCATAATTATAGGACCAATAAATGGCAGGCGTAAGGAATCCATTATTGGGAAAAATTCCACTTTTATTGGTTTTTGTTCCCAAAGTAGTAGGAACGCGGTAATAAAAAAGGTACCCCCGTCGAATGGACGATAGGTACCTTGTCATGTTTAGTTACAGCCAATAGATCAACGGTATGCAAAACAGCGGCGTCAGGATGCTCGACAGCCCCATGGCAAAGGCGCTGATGCCGCCCTGGATTTCGGAGTCGCGCATTATGCGCGCCGTGCCGATGCCGTGTGCCGCCGTCCCCATTGCCGCACCAATCGCTAGATCGCTGCGGAACTTCAACATTTTGAGTATCATAGGTCCAATCATACTGCCAAGAAGACCCGTCAGTACGGCAAATACGCCAGCCAGCTCAGGCGTTCCGCCTAGCAAATCCGCAACTTCTATCGCAATAGGCGTTGTGACCGATTTTGGCAGCATGGTGAGCATGATCTGTTTGGAACCGTGAAGTAGACTAACGATCCCCCATACCGCAAGCAGCCCGCATATCAATCCGGCGCTCACGCCTATAACAATGGGCATGAGCTGATCTCTCAGCTTTTGAAAGTTTTTGTAAAAGGGAACAGCTAGAGCAACCGTAGCCGGCCCGAGGAAAAAGGTAATGATATCCCCTCCCGCTTGATAGGCCTCATAAGGAATATCAGTAAGCAGCAGCAGTAGAATAATGCCTCCCGAGGTAACAAACAAAGGGTTCAACCATTTATAGCGGCTATTAAGAAGCTGAGCTCCCACATAAAATAATACGGTGATCGTAATGCCAAACAACGGCTGTTGGAACCAGGCTTCATTCATAGGTGCGTTCCTTCCCTTTTCCGGTTTGCCATGCTGTAATGCCGGCTGTGACCAGGATGACAATCAATGTGCTGGCAGAGAGTGCAACCGCTATGGCTAGCCACTCTTCTCCGATCACGCCAAAGAACATCATCGTGCCCACGATAACGGGCGCAAAAAAGATCATCATATGCTTCAGAAAAAATTGTGCCGTCTCTTCAATCCAGGCCAGCTTCACCCAGCCTGCAAAGAGGCTGATGACAAGCAATACCATTCCGATGACGTTCCCCGAGATTGGCACGGACAGCAGGGAATGTATCGCGTTGCCCAATAGCGTGTACCCCAGCAATATAGCTAATCCTCTCATAGGTTAGTTCCCCTTTTTCGTATAAGTGCTAATTACTAGCTTACCAGCAAGGTGTTTAACGATAAAGAGGGACCGTCTCAAAAGGGGTTCGCTTGCTAGAGAGACGCTCGCCTTAGTGAATTAGCGCTGCAGAGGGTTATCCCTGCAGCGCTATTTTTCGATTTTGCTCCTTTACAGCTTTCTTCAGCAAATTGTGGGCAAGCGTCCAGATAAGCAAAATTTTCTTCACTCCCATAACCTGCGTCTGCAATGCTGGTTTCTGACCCCCTTATTTGCGGCTGATTTCGCCTGCATGGCTCTAAGGAGCCAGTGATATTGTAAACCGGTGCGATCAAAAGAGAGTGAAGCTGCCTCATAAAATAGTGAGTCATATCGCTGAAAAACGTGCGATTTGAGCTCATACCGATGCAATAGTGAAGCTAGACTCATAGTTAGTGAGGGTGAACGTGCGAATAAGGAGGAAAACCTCACTATAACTGGAAGTGAGACGATTTAGCCAAGCCATTCGGCGGAAAGCCTCATAAATAATGAGGTTTTCCGCCGATTATAGCGGGTTCCAAGTTTGGACCAAATAAATAGGGGCCGTCCCAACGTCATTTTAATGACTAACGAGACAGCCCCTCTTTCGTGAACCTCCTATTTATTTAAAAGCTAAATATTTTGCCCGAGTCTCCGGTGTGATCATCTTTGGACTTCTTTCGAGCAACAGATCAGCATCCTTAAGAGCCTCAGCCGGCAAGTTTCCGGCATTAACTTCGCTGATAATATGAGACATTTTCGTGTACTCGTCTCTTGAAATAAGCTGGTAATCCGGCCCTTTCATATACTGCTCTCTAACAGAAATAGATAAGTCGATTAAACGACCTTCTCTTTTAAGTAATGGTCCGGCGTCTTTAAGAGCAGATACAGGAAGCTCTCCTTTATTAACTGCAATAATTATGTTGCTCATTTTCTCATAGTCTGTTTTTGATATATTCGTGTTTGTAGGAATCAACTCCCCCTCAAGAAGGGTCTCATAGTCATCTACAACAAGCTTACCTTTCTTCTTGACGAATGTAACAGATTCCACCGTCTTATAATAGGCCGGTTCGCTGGTTAGCGTGACATAAGTAATAACGGCATTCATTCCGTCGACTCTGCTCCGGTAATCGATCACCCAAGGGCTCGAAACCCCTATATTATAATTCCAGTCCTCGCCGCCTCTGATGATTTGTTCCTGTACGAACTTTTCTTTCGCATTTGCGGACATCATGTCATAACGGGGTTTCCCGTCCCGCGACTTAAGCGCATCCGCCCAAACCGTAGTGAGGTTTTCTATCGCGGCATCCGTTGCGTGCGTGGCTTCTTCCTTATGCTTTTCCTCCGAGCTTGCATTGGTTAATGCGGCACCCCCTAATAACAAGAGCACGATAACCCCAACAAACGACCACTTATAAGAGCTTTTTACGGGTGAAGCGATCATAATCAGTCTCCTCTTAAGCTCTTTTTTATTCCCCAATATACTTACAGCCCCTGCCAAATGAATGGGTTTAGTAAACAGCTCTAACAGTTTGATTATCGTTAAGGCGTACTCCTTGGACTCCTCCGGCTTAACTCTCGATAAAGCCAATGCGTCACAGGCTAATTCCTGGTCTACCCGCATTTTGTGATAGGCATACCAGAGGAACGGATTAAACCAATGCAGCGCCAGCAAAATGTTCATGCCCCCATTCATGGCAATATCATTTCGGCGTACATGCGACAGCTCATGCAAAAACACATGCCGCAGCTGCGCATCGCTTAACGTTGTTAAAGCCATGTTGGGCAATAACAGCTTTGGTTTAAGTAACCCGAATAAGGTAGGACTGGATACTCGATTCGTCTGTATTAACGTGATCCTTCGACGCAGGCTCATTTCTTCTTTACAGCTCTCAAACAATGCAGCAATGTTCGGATCCGTTATGGCCTTTTCGCCTTTTAACTTCTTAGCAAACCGTAGATTGGCCCTGAACATAATACCAAGAAACATAACGGTACCAACCAGCCAAACGACTGAGGCGACTTGCAGGGGTGATGCCGGTTTTTTAATCGTCGGATCCCTTTGAACAGTTGTTAATGCATCTTGGGGCGATTGAGTTAATTGCGTTGGGTTTGCTCCTTCAATTTCCGGTTTCACTGCAGGAGTGATTGCCGTTTCGTTCGCGGCTGCAAAATGATTCCTCTCTGCAAATAGATGAAAGATATTGTACATGCTGAACGAGCTTTCGGGTGTCCACGGCAGCACTAGCCGCAGAATCAAGAGAAGCCACAGCAGATAACCCCATCTGGGCTTTAATTTATCTCTAAGCAACCATTTCGCAGCTAAAATAAGAACGACCAGAACGCTGGCCATCAGCGAG
This region of Paenibacillus sp. JDR-2 genomic DNA includes:
- a CDS encoding response regulator transcription factor, which codes for MNVLLVDDDYFVVTALEKKIDWASLGIEGVYTAHNVAQAREILMKHKVQILVSDIEMPQGSGLELLAWIREENYNVQAIFLTNYADFNYAQKAIELRSFEYFLKPIQFDKLMLIIRKAVERAQEQQQQEKAIQEGYYWQRNQAKMLEHFWRKLISGSVSFPLKASDILLAVEEQHLSYDRNDLIQPVLLNLFPYDGSMGVEEKNLFDFALLNVLYELFQHPQFSVETVLEYSAYNWIAVLKWKEASDLQTLDGLCAAFIQQANRSLKCDACCIVAMSGRLEGISPVIRQLLERNQDIAKRRNHIFFVEHGLRQADESYQPPELTKLEELLERNLPDEFLQETTRYLNESVHQNLFSTSILSLFRLDMMQLVYAFLKSKGIQAHQLYTGKTNERLLAHSLHSIEDLEAYLKYLVHTAMEYRDFAEQPKSVADDIKQYIHAHYGEDLTRISLAEIVYLHPDYLARLFKKETGVSLGTYVISARMEAAKQLLRTTNLSVFAVAKKVGYANYSYFAKVFKQEAGVTPNEYKQDG
- a CDS encoding TetR/AcrR family transcriptional regulator, with the translated sequence MKKQPLITEKTRQKFVEVFCELYSQKPIEKISVQEITKKSGYNRSTFYQYFTDIYELLDSVENDLLNDLKKELANKELSMHTVQETLYCLDKREHLLVLNALLGDYGSARFLKRLKKEISLDQLELNVPPNDSLTPYFIEFYLTTSLSLFRLWLQRQKDLSSEDFLKLVENLYSSGINPYLKK
- a CDS encoding sensor histidine kinase; translated protein: MTKPSENKLYPIQHYVKIILVISFTALILDFIISFASITIVKQQSARDLRDTAYLYINRINSDFSYINHFMGWTLANDENVKMMETHDTNETEFIKANDALYRRFVELQTSYDKSYNFFIFFKKKNVMLNIAPMKATYKEYQQLQHQINVFIKDKVIYEKFYSRWSTIQLAGKFYIVNIVPYHDSYMICLIAADDLIRPLRQINLGENGYASLRAEDGSLVTSPISNKGKLLNIAREQDRSSVMNTLQTRTTVNGEFDNASFFVKLVIQFGAFEKIMIVQLLIMLLAVIVACSLSFIMLYFKNKVLQPIKSFSYNLAFWAEDGEPLDSTGSKIVELEKANKQFAQLVNQIKTYKIDIYERELEKQRIQLDYMKLQIKPHFFLNCLTTIHSMAQMDMTEEIQQMALSTSVYFRYIFQNGQDFVRLEDEIEHVRVYLEIQRNRYRSSFLYRIEQEESTRDVPIPPLVLQTFIENAIKYAVSREHEVLITLTVERRMTEEQRMTVIQITDTGPGFPPEILEKLQLGEPLDQTLGTQIGIMNTVQRLKYLYGELAQIDFDNQLNGGASVTLYLPELPANSNETGV
- a CDS encoding LrgB family protein, encoding MNEAWFQQPLFGITITVLFYVGAQLLNSRYKWLNPLFVTSGGIILLLLLTDIPYEAYQAGGDIITFFLGPATVALAVPFYKNFQKLRDQLMPIVIGVSAGLICGLLAVWGIVSLLHGSKQIMLTMLPKSVTTPIAIEVADLLGGTPELAGVFAVLTGLLGSMIGPMILKMLKFRSDLAIGAAMGTAAHGIGTARIMRDSEIQGGISAFAMGLSSILTPLFCIPLIYWL
- a CDS encoding CidA/LrgA family protein; this translates as MRGLAILLGYTLLGNAIHSLLSVPISGNVIGMVLLVISLFAGWVKLAWIEETAQFFLKHMMIFFAPVIVGTMMFFGVIGEEWLAIAVALSASTLIVILVTAGITAWQTGKGKERTYE
- a CDS encoding carbohydrate ABC transporter permease — translated: MAKIERTATVSRGINKTIIYIVCIGLALLSILPFWVMFVNATRSTAEIQSGLSLIPSTHLKTNWDVLTSKSFDPLKGFLNSFIISATSTVCAVYFSSLTAYGLVVYNWKWRQTFFTFILCVMMIPAQASAIGFYQFMYQLHWTNSFLPLILPAIAAPAIVFFMRQYLLATLSLEIVEASRIDGSGEFATFNKIIIPIMMPAVATQAIFAFVASWNNLFMPLILLTDKSKYTLPVMVSLLRGDIYKTEFGSIYMGLALTALPLFVIYFLLSRYIIAGVALGGVKE
- a CDS encoding ketopantoate reductase family protein; amino-acid sequence: MSAKQGRILIFGAGVIGSMYAIKLIEAGFDVSLFAHSNRFQSLRENGLQYKEKGTVRSIKVNVIDKLENNDVYDFIFVTVRYDRSESALLALKDNQSKNIVTMTSNSIGFSSWLDIVGDRLLPAFPGFGGQIKDGVLHPRFLPKIIAATAFGEMNGVVTERIENLAKIFKTAKLPYVIKKDMQAYLITHSVSDIAMLSFLHAENKIIDKKTAGTRKTARKITVTLKAYLRAIQKAGVSIDPPMLKMVLKFPNLLLDLFFMAWLRTKMVRDMMLPDYANNANNEIVQLSNDLMKFLSQNGER
- a CDS encoding carbohydrate ABC transporter permease, with translation MRRKGVNYSKYGYIFSIPFILAFLIFSLYPTLYTAFIGFTDMKGVIPKPVHILDNPFGNFKDLILNNVSFKQSLVNTFVLWIANFIPQIGLALLLTAWFTNRRLNVKGQGVFKVLLYMPNIITASTIAVLFSTLFAYPMGPVNSLFHALGWSDAPIQFLQDKNTARGIVSFIQFWMWYGNTMIILIAGVMGINPALFEAAAIDGATGTQTFFRVTLPSLRTILLYSLVTSMIGGLQMFDIPQLFITPAGGPDNATLTTSVFIYGQAFKGAYMYNKAAAASMIMFLIAAVLSALLFYLMRDRGEAKLRKQLKLQEKAAKAAAKGV
- a CDS encoding ABC transporter substrate-binding protein → MKRMKRALMGISTLLVMTTALAACGGNSNSNSNSNANSSSPSPTASETASTEPAKSDGKKVTINLWSFTDEIPNMTKKYLETHPDANVEFKTTVIATTDGAYQPALDQALAGGGKDAPDIYAAEAAFVLKYTQGDASTYAANYADLGLTDQMVKDGGIAQYSVDIGSKDGQLKGLAYQATGGGFIYRRSIAKDVFGTDDPAAIKNEVGPGWDKYFAAADKLKAKGYAIVSGDGDIWHPIENSSDKGWVVDGKLHIDPKREQFLDFSKKLTDNGYSNGTQDWQEAWYADMSGAGAKPVFGFFGPAWLINYVMKDQVKDTNGDWAVTEPPTGFFWGGTWLLANKDVTKDDAKKKAVADFINWVTLDTSETGLQYYWANGTMKEGEQGTKDSVASSVVMSKSNGEVALLGGQNMFDAFVPANANATGKNLTQYDESINLIWRDQVRAYASGSKSREAALKDFKQTVKDQLGIESE